CCTCCGCCCTGCAGTTTTGAAATACCATGCTTAATACCATTTTCAACAAGGGTTTGAAGCATCAACGGAGGAACGGAAAAACCGCTGCTCTGAGGATCAATACTGTATTCAATATTCAAACGCTCTTCGTATCGTGTTGATTCCAGGCCTAAATAATCTTTTACAATATTCAATTCATCATCAAACGGTATTACTTTATTACGACCCATTGTCAGAGTATTTCGTAAAATATTCGACAACTGCGTTATCGACTCTTTGGCTCTTTCAGGATTCTCTTCAACCAGCGCCCGTATGCTATTCATCGCGTTGAACATAAAATGCGGGTTGAGCTGGGATTTTAATTTATTCAACTCTATCTCATTAATACCCGCCTGCCATTTCAAATTCTCGATCTCCGATCGTTTATAGTTCTCAATGTAATGCACCAGGAAATAAATAAGCGACCAAAAAAACAATACAAAGGCAATATTTAAAATAGACTGACTGGCAACTATGGCATCAAAATTTTCAAGACTAATTGAAGTGATACCCAGGGCCGCTTCAATAAAATACTGTATAAAATAAATAATTGAAGCCATAACCACTGTAGCAACAATCACACGCGGTATCAGGCCAAATGGGGTAACATTAAGCCAACCCAGGCGTACGATCACTGAACGGTAAAAATGTGTTACAACAATTCCAAGAATAAAGAGCAGCAGTAAACTAAACCCCTGGCGCAGGTCCAACACATTGGTAAGCCGTAAAAAAACAGTATTGATAAGTACAAAGAACAGCCACCCTCCGAATTGACAAAACCAGTATAGTTTTTTCCTGTTCATTCCATATCTAATTTAAATCATTCCATCTTCGTGGGGCTTGTCCTAACGAAGATGGGGCTCGGACGACCCAACACCCGCTGCTTGAGCGGAACTGAAAACAGCGGCAACATCACTAA
The Bacteroidota bacterium DNA segment above includes these coding regions:
- a CDS encoding histidine kinase; the encoded protein is MNRKKLYWFCQFGGWLFFVLINTVFLRLTNVLDLRQGFSLLLLFILGIVVTHFYRSVIVRLGWLNVTPFGLIPRVIVATVVMASIIYFIQYFIEAALGITSISLENFDAIVASQSILNIAFVLFFWSLIYFLVHYIENYKRSEIENLKWQAGINEIELNKLKSQLNPHFMFNAMNSIRALVEENPERAKESITQLSNILRNTLTMGRNKVIPFDDELNIVKDYLGLESTRYEERLNIEYSIDPQSSGFSVPPLMLQTLVENGIKHGISKLQGGGRLIFKTEVKGDILYVNIINSGQLNGHGENGTGFGIKNSVQRLSLLYGTRAWLKLFNRDDKYVETELVIPKL